A single window of Saccharomyces kudriavzevii IFO 1802 strain IFO1802 genome assembly, chromosome: 16 DNA harbors:
- the SKDI16G4520 gene encoding SRP1/TIP1 family protein has translation MVKLTSIAAGVAALAAGASATTTLAQSDERVNLVELGVYVSDIRAHLAQYYLFQAAHPTETYPVEVAQAVFNYGDFTTMLTGIAPAQVTRMITGVPWYSTRLRPAISKALSKDGIYTIAK, from the coding sequence atggtcaaattaacttcaatcgctgctggtgtcgccgCTCTAGCTGCCGGTGCCtctgccaccaccaccctagctcaatccgacgaaagagtcaacttggttgaattgggtgTGTACgtctctgatatcagagctcacttggcccaatactacttgttccaagccgCCCACCCAACTGAAACCTACCCAGTCGAAGTCGCTCAAGCTGTCTTCAACTACGGTGACTTCACCACCATGTTGACCGGTATTGCTCCAGCCCAAGTgaccagaatgatcacCGGTGTTCCATGGTACTCTACCAGATTGAGACCAGCCATCTCCAAAGCTCTATCCAAGGACGGTATTTACACCATCGCCAAATAG